In one Dehalococcoidia bacterium genomic region, the following are encoded:
- the dcd gene encoding dCTP deaminase has translation MVLSDRTIREEMQAGRLVLAPFERAEIQPASVDVRLDRSFRVFRNSRYAYIDVRKPMDDLTELVEVADDDPFILHPGEFVLGSTLECLTLPDDIVARVEGKSSLGRLGLLVHATAGYVDPGWYGNLTLELSNVANLPITLYYGMKIGQLSFERMSTPVERPYGSAALGSKYQGQRLPTASRSYQDWQNGRAH, from the coding sequence GTGGTTCTCAGCGACCGCACCATTCGCGAGGAGATGCAGGCCGGCCGGCTCGTGCTCGCGCCTTTCGAGCGGGCCGAGATCCAGCCCGCCAGCGTGGATGTCCGCCTCGATCGCTCGTTCCGTGTCTTTCGCAACTCGCGCTACGCTTACATCGACGTGCGCAAGCCGATGGACGACCTGACCGAGCTGGTCGAGGTCGCGGACGACGATCCCTTTATCCTCCATCCCGGCGAGTTCGTGCTCGGCAGCACGCTCGAATGCCTGACACTGCCCGACGACATCGTCGCCCGCGTGGAAGGCAAGAGCTCGCTCGGGCGGCTTGGCCTGCTGGTGCATGCTACCGCGGGTTACGTCGATCCCGGCTGGTACGGCAACCTGACGCTGGAGCTGTCGAACGTCGCCAACCTGCCGATCACGCTCTACTACGGCATGAAGATCGGCCAGCTTTCGTTTGAACGCATGTCCACACCGGTCGAGCGGCCGTACGGCTCGGCGGCGCTGGGCAGCAAGTACCAGGGTCAGCGGCTGCCGACCGCCAGCCGCTCGTACCAGGACTGGCAGAATGGCCGCGCCCACTGA